A section of the Papio anubis isolate 15944 chromosome 16, Panubis1.0, whole genome shotgun sequence genome encodes:
- the CLDN5 gene encoding claudin-5: MGSAALEILGLVLCLVGWGGLILACGLPMWQVTAFLDHNIVTAQTTWKGLWMSCVVQSTGHMQCKVYDSVLALSTEVQAARALTVGAVLLAFVALFVTLAGAQCTTCVAPGPAKARVALTGGVLYLLCGLLALVPLCWFANIVVREFYDPSVPVSQKYELGAALYIGWAATALLMVGGGLLCCGAWVCTSRPDLSFPVKYSAPRRPTATGDYDKKNYV, encoded by the coding sequence ATGGGGTCCGCAGCGTTGGAGATCCTGGGCCTGGTGCTGTGCCTGGTGGGCTGGGGGGGTCTGATCCTGGCTTGCGGGCTGCCCATGTGGCAGGTGACTGCCTTCCTGGACCACAACATTGTGACTGCGCAGACCACCTGGAAGGGGCTGTGGATGTCGTGCGTGGTGCAGAGCACGGGGCACATGCAGTGCAAGGTGTACGACTCGGTGCTGGCTCTGAGCACCGAGGTGCAGGCAGCGCGGGCGCTCACCGTGGGTGCCGTGCTGTTGGCGTTCGTTGCGCTCTTCGTGACCTTGGCGGGAGCGCAGTGCACCACCTGCGTGGCCCCGGGCCCGGCCAAGGCGCGTGTGGCCCTCACGGGAGGCGTGCTTTACCTGCTTTGCGGGCTGCTTGCGCTCGTGCCACTCTGCTGGTTCGCCAACATTGTCGTCCGCGAGTTCTACGATCCGTCTGTGCCCGTGTCGCAGAAGTACGAGCTGGGCGCAGCGCTGTATATCGGCTGGGCGGCCACCGCGCTGCTCATGGTAGGCGGTGGCCTCTTGTGCTGCGGCGCCTGGGTCTGCACCAGCCGTCCCGACCTCAGCTTCCCCGTGAAGTATTCGGCGCCGCGGCGGCCCACGGCCACCGGCGACTACGACAAGAAGAACTACGTCTGA